CGACTCGGCCGCCCCGCGGCAGCCGGAAGCGCTGGTCGGTCATCGGTTCCCTCCGGGGCGCGGCTCGTCGAGCCGGTAGGTGGTCAGCACCTCGTAGGTCGCGGTGTCGCGCAGGACGTTGAACCAGCGGCGGCAGCCGGTGCCGTGCATCCAGCGTTCGGCGAAGGGGCCCTTGGGGTTGTCGCGGTAGAAGACGTACGCGGCCCACTGCTCGTCGGTGAGGTCGGCCGGGGTCTCGGGGTGCGGGACGTGGGCCTGTCCGCCGTAGTGGTACTCGGTCTCGTCCCGCGGGCCGCACCACGGGCAGGTGATCAGCAGCACGGTGGTGTCCTCCTCAGTGGGCCACGGCCGCTGCGCCGTGCTCGTCGATCAGGGCGCCCGTCGTGAAGCGTTCGAGGGCGAAGGGGGCGTTCAGCGGATGCGGTTCGCCCGTGGCGAGGGTGTGCGCGAAGGTCCAGCCGGCGGCCGGCGTGGCCTTGAAGCCGCCGGTGCCCCAGCCGCAGTTGACGTACAAGCCCTCCACCGGGGTACGGCCGATGATCGGCGAGGCGTCCGGGGTGACGTCGACGATGCCGCCCCAGGTGCGCAGCACGTGCGCGCGGGCGAAGACGGGGAACAGCTCGACGGCGGCGGCCATCTGCCGCTCGATGACGTGGAACGAGCCGCGCTGGCCGTACCCGTTGTAGGAGTCGACGCCGGCGCCCATCACCAG
This is a stretch of genomic DNA from Streptomyces hawaiiensis. It encodes these proteins:
- a CDS encoding sarcosine oxidase subunit delta produces the protein MLLITCPWCGPRDETEYHYGGQAHVPHPETPADLTDEQWAAYVFYRDNPKGPFAERWMHGTGCRRWFNVLRDTATYEVLTTYRLDEPRPGGNR